TTCACGCAAAGTCCATGCAAAAGGCCCTGGGTCACacgcatatcagttcagttcagcactcAGTTGTatcgactctatgcgaccccatggactgtagcacgccaggcctcgctgtccatcaccaactctggagtttattcaaactcatgtccattgagtcggtgatgccatccaaccatctcatcctccgtcgtccccttctcccacccccagtctttcccaggagcagggtcttttccagtgggtcagttcttcgcatcaggtggccagagtaccagagtttcagcttcagcatcagtccttccagtgaatattcaggactgatttcccctaggatggactggttggatcgccttgaagtcccagagtcccttggactctcgagttttctccaataccacgaaagcatcaattcttcagcactcagctttctttatagtcgaaaccccacatccatacatgactactggaagaaacatagttctgaccagacggacctttattggcaaagtaatgtctctgctttttaacatgctgtctgggCTGGtgacagctttccttccaaggagcatcacATGTACCTGGTGCTGTAAGCCCACCTCCTTTATGGCGGGCGCGTGTGCTGCCTCACCTGGCTCTGCCACATCTCCGTCCTCGCATCCTGGCTCCAGTCCCAAGCGTCCACCAGGTTTAAGGGGCAGAAAAACAACCAGTTTCAAAACATTTCTATCTGAATGTAAACTTAGTTTTGAATTGTGTTTTTCACTGTATGTATGACttcattgtttttttccccagctcTTTCAGtgaaatagtaaaataataaataacctGGGACAAAATACTTGAGGATCACCTCACCTCAGTCACCCAGTGCCCTGACCTGATCTAGCTCTCTGAAATGGTACCCTGACCCAGCACCCACAGGACCTTGGTTTATCTTCCTCATCACTTGGGCTTATTGTTCTTGACCTGTCTCTGCCAGGGTGCCTGTTTTTGTTTGCTCTGTCATGTCATGAAGGTCATATTACTGTGATTACAACTTGGATTCATTGCCTCTTGGCTTTTGTCAAGAGAGCCAAATAAAgttagaaaggaaggaaagataggTCTCTGGGAAGTAAGGCATGAATCAGtgcctgcacccccaccccacccctgccacgcCTCTCCCTTCTGCATCAGTTACTTTGAACTGCACCAAGTGTTACAGTCACAGTGAGTGGAACACAGGCCTCGGCATTGCAGAGCCTTGCGGACAGAGGCCTGGCTCCACAAGGAGAGCCCTGACTCCACAGGAGACTCCTGTTCTTGGCCCTTTCTGGGGAGATGATTGGTGGGTCTCTACTGGCACCATCTAGAGCTCAGCTCCTTTAGGCCAAGCACTCTCAGCGTGGGTTTTGGCTTCCTCCCTAGTGCTGCCTAACCAGGCCTTGTTGTTGGTCAGATGACTTGGATGTGGTGTTCGTGTGGGTGGCATATTCTCTACAAACCAATAACCAAACAATAGCTTCGGTAGAAACCTGCTAATAGCAGGGCAAGGGGAGGTGTGTTAAGCGGGAAGCATTTCCCCTGGAGATTGTTCACTTCTTTCTCCCCAAGTAGACATGGGTTGTCCTGTTCAGAGTGTGGACCTAAGATGCTCAGTAAGAGACAGGACCTTTCAAGAAATCTCTTCCTGTGAGACCCAGAGCCACTCACCCTTCCGAGGGCATGGCCAGAGCTTCCAGTGGGCTGTGTGAGACTCCCACCAGTCTGACTCATGATGCGCCTTAGCACACAGACGGTTCTAGGGCCCCGAAACACAGAAACCTGTCCCTCAGACTTGACCTGACCTAGAGTTTAGGCAGAATAACAGTGCAGGCAGCTGTGCTCTGAGAGAGGTGGTTACTCCGAGTCCCCCCACCACCACAGGTCTGGCCCTATTAGGACCCCCAGCTCAGGAAGGCTTTGCTCTCAGAACCTGTCTGGGCTGCTGTCTGttcaagactgctgctgctgctaagtcacttcagttgtgtccgactctgtgcaaccccatagatggcagcccaccaggctctgccgtccctgggattctccaggcaagaacactggagtgggttgccatttccttctccaatgcataaaagtgaaaagtgaaagtgaatttgctcagtggtgtctgactcttcgtgaccccatggactgcagcctaccaggctcctctgtccatgggattttccaggcaagagtactggaggggggtgccattgccttttccgttcAAGATTCTTCTGCCTGTTAACTGAAGGACGAAGAGTTCTTGTCACTGAAGACCAAACGTGAGGAAATGGGCAAAGAATGGTGAACATGTTTAGAGCTGGATCGAGGTGGTCGTGCAGTTTTGTAATTGGAGTAAGTGCCACAGAATTGTTCCTTTTGAATGGATAAAactatgtgaatttcacctcaaaaagaaaaacaaaacaaaaccaaacccagaACGACATTCTGTGTGAGGCACTTCTCACCATGGAACCTGAGACTGGAGATCTCAAGAAATGTGTGTGTCTCGGATGGGGGGACAGGTATGACTGGTCCTCACCTCTAGTCAGGGAACTCTTGGAATTCAAAAAGGCCCTGATTTTTCTTGGTCATTCCTCCTTTGAACCACTTTGTAAATCTTTAACATTCTGTTTGCCTCCCAAAGCAGTGTATTTAGTGTTGTTCATTACATGCTAAATAAGGTTTTGTTACCTTTCAGAATTAAGGATTGTTGGTGCATCCACATCAGAGGTTGGCAAGCAGCTGGGGAACTCAGGTGGTAAAGCCAGCGTAACGATTTCCAGAAAGAGAACAGGGCTTTTCTATGTTGGCTTTTCTCAGCACTGCCCTGAGCCCACTGCCATTTCCACCTGAGGGTTACCTGGCTTTGAGGAGGGCTCAGGtggtcaggcttcccaggtggcgctagtggtaaagaacctgcctgccaatgcagatgtaaaaagacatgggttcagtccctgggtcaggaagatcccctggaggaggacatgacaatccactctagtattcttgcctggagaatcccgtggctcacagagtcggacacgactgaagcaactttgcaagCACAGGTGGTCAGGGACAGCGGAGGCTGGTCTTTAAGACAGGAGTAAGGCATCAAAGGTTCCACTGTGTAATTCTTGATTTTCAAGCAATAGTTTCCTGAAAGGGGACTCCTTGTTACTAGTCCTGCCAAAAATGTCTTTCCTTCATCTGTTCTTTTTCCAACTGAAATAGTGGACACAGTTGAGCCTCTCTTGCAGACTGGTGTGAAGGGGAGTCCAGTGTACCACCGCTGGGAGGGCAGGCTGGCCCTGGCCCTTGGGGTGACCTGCAGCCCAGATGGACTGGGAAGGCATGGTTGGGGCTTAAGCCTGTAGAGATTTATCTCCCACGCAGGGTCCCTGGTGCTCAAGGGAACACTAGGGTGCCTTTCATGGGACCACAGGTGGGTGGGGGGCCCACGGCAATGCTGGAAGGAGGCTGCTGGAACCAGGACTGCAGATACTCAGGAGATAAAATTTCTAGAACGTGATGTTCAGACCAGCACTAGAACAAGATAAACCCcattaaaaattttccagagaCCACTTTAACTCTGCAGGAACTGCTCAGGCCTGGTTGCTACTGGTTCTGTCTACTCCACATTCTCAGCATGGAAAGATTTAGGCATTGGTGAGGAGGGTGCAGCTGCCTGGCAGGCGCACTCGCAGCTGACCCAGAGCAGAATGGAGTAGGAGGTGCATTTATCTCTAAAGGCTTCTGACTGCTTTAGTAAAACATCCTCAGAAGACAGTTTTAATGTTACATAGACCAGAATTTGTCCACTTCAGTGTTCTACCTGAgtgcagtttttcttttccagttgtttCAAATTCTTAGAATCCTGCAGAAGCACCCAGAGGTGGAAGGACCCTCacacgtttttgtttttttttctaatctccaTTTTTGCAGATGAGCAGAGAGGTTCAACTTGCCTAAGGTTTCATGAACCTCAGGCCACTCTGGATTTGGTTAAGAGGTCAtctcacattccaggcagacctTCTTTCCATTCAGGttctgaaccttggtttcctcacttgtaaTCCAGGGCAATGCCTCTTTCTGTGGGATGGTTTCAAGGATCCAAGTTAATCCGTGTGAGGCTCTTGGTTTAGGGCTGGGTTTACATCAGAAGTGCTTACTGAGGGTTATCTGTACCATGGGCTGTGAGACCAGGACACAAACCCTAAGCCCAGGGCGTTGCTGTGACCCCAGCGAGAGCAAGCAGAGGTGCTGGGAGAGAACAGGCGAATTTTCGTTCTGGCTCCAGCAGCAGCTGTGCTCTATGGCTTAGTGAACTTTTCCACACAGAAGTGAGTCCTGCATGGTGACAAAGGATGGAGAAAAGTCCTGGAAGTAACTGTACAGGCGCGTGGCGGGCAGGTTACCTGTACCACAGTGCAGGAAGGACTGGCAGCCCACACAAAGGCACACGGGCTCTGGCTCACAGTCCGAGCATCTGGACAAGATGTGTGATGCCTCCCTTGTGCCCCTTGGCTTCTCCCAGAGCTTTGGAATGCTGCAGAAGCCATGGGTCAAAGCACAGCGAGAAAGCATCACAAGCTTCCCCCCCCCCACTGAGGCCAAGCAACAAGCTGGGGAGTGGGCCCAAGCGGCTGTCGGTGCTGTCAGGCTTCATGACTATTCCTCCCTGTTCCCTTGTGTACAGGGTGACAGGTTGCTGACACCAGGGGACTCACTCTGCAAGGAAGCCAAGAAAGCTTCAACTCTCTACTGAATCGCTTAGGCAGAAGCCAATACATCTAACCTCAAAGCAAACTCAGAAGTTTGGTCCCAGAAGTTtagatgtttgtatattttcctAAGcagttaggaaaagaaaaaccacaactACTAAAACCTGCCAGGCTGCTGCAGGGAGGGCTGTGGGGAACCCCTGGCTAGGCCTTCAGTGCAGGCCCTGCTGTAGTCCGTGTGGTGCCCAGCAGGCCCTCCTGGACCGCTGCACCAcaagtctgctgcactgcaggtggggcTGGGCACAAAGTGGGTGGCTCCCTTAGCTTTGCCCCAACGGCGCAGCTGCCCACACCCACCCTGAGGCCAAACAGAGAAAGGGCTGCCCAGGTTTTTAGTGTTTCCACTTTATTGCTCAAGCACGGAACTTGAGGCAAGCCTGAACCTTCAGCAACGTGCAGAGAAGAGGCTGAGGGGGTGGGGATGCGACCTGGCTGAGAAGGGACACTGACAGGAGGGGGTACAAGGGTGGTCACCATGACACCAGAAGACAGCATCAGCCACAACACCTGGGCTGAGGAGGAAGGGAGCGGAGGTAACGGGCACAGCAGTGGTTTTCCCATGCCCCTAGCACCCACATGGAGGCCGCGTGTTTGGAAACGGAccgggaggagggaggaagggaagtggCTGCCCAGGAGGAGTCTCCCTGTCCACCCTGCCTTCTTGTCGGACCTCACATCCCTACCACTCGCCCCTTCTACTGTCTGAGAAACGGACGCAGCAAACAGGaagcaaaataaattaacattCTGATGAGTGTGCGTGTGGAGGGACATTCATTCACGTGGaatgggggtgtggggaggggtgaCACCACCTAAaatgacccccccaccccccagcctgctcttctctcccttcccccaaagCCACCATCCAACCAGATAGAAAAATAAAGGTCTAATTCACTCAAAATTCTTCAGTTTGTACAAAACTAACAGGGTGGAGTAGGGTTGGGGGGCAGGCAGGCAGCCATGGGACAGGGCTGGGGCAAGGCTATGCTTCCGCCTCCACCTGAGGCTGGACCCCAGCCACGTCATTCTTCGGCTCGTCCCTCATCTCAGCGTCAGCCGGCTGGTCTCCTGCAGCCACTGCGGCCTTGGCCTGTgagaagggaagaaaggcagGGCGTCAACGCCAGTTCTCATTTGGCCCTCGCCCCTGACGAGAAAGGTGACTGTCACTCCAGGTCCCTACTCACCTGCCTGTACCCAAGTGATCTCCTTGCACAATGACGCCACGGAGTCTGTACCCAAAACACGCACCCCACATAAAAAATAGTACACAGCAACTTCCAACAGAATTACAGAGACCAACGACACACCTGTGCATGCATGTACAGAATCAGGGACTCGCATCATTTATTGCAATACTATGGAAAACTGAACTTGTCCACGGCAGGGCATTGAACACTTCAAATATAGCTAGTTCAAGCTAGTTTAATATACACATTGGATTTTCAAGCCTcagtctgggggaaaaaaactagCCTTGCCCCAGCAACTTAAAAGTGCTACGTGTTAAAATATTTAGATACCTTGGgtcaattaaatatttaaaactaaccacctattttacttgtttttaaacAGAGCTACTAGGAACTTAAAATTAGAAATGTGGTTTGCATCATATTTCTGTTAGTGCAGGTTTAGGACACTGAGAGACCAAGAAGCAGGGAACAGGGTAAATAAGATACGATACACCCACTCAGTGAAATACTATGTGAGCTCTTTTGCACACTGATGTAAAATGAGCTTCAGGTGTGACGTCCAAAAAGCACAAGGTACTAGTAGGAGGCAGCACCTGCTGCCTGTCGCCCGGGAGCACTGCCTGCCTTGCAGCCTTTTTACTACGTGCCCTTCTGTGCACTTTGAATCTAACCATCACCTGTTTAAGCCTCAGGTTCTTAAACCTGTGTTTACTAATGGGCACAGAGGATACAGGGCAGGAAGCACAACAGAACATCCAGCTCCCAACCCCCAGGGCCTgagtgggcacacacacacacatggacacacactcAGGGACACACACAGATTGGCAGGGACCAGGTGATGCCGCCTCCCGTCCACCCTGCCCATCCTCACACCTTGTTCTCCTCCTCAGCCAGCCTCTCAAACATGTTGGCGTAGAGCTTCTTCTCTTTCTCAAGCTGCTTGCGGATGCGCTGCTGGCACACGACCAGCTGGGCCTTGGCCGCCTTGTTGCTGGGGTAGAGCTGGAGAACCTTCTGGAAGTCAGCCCGTGCCAAATCAAAGTCATTCACTGCCAGGTGGGCCTCTCCCCGGCGGAAGAGGCCTTTCTCGTTGTTGCTGTCTAGTTCCAGGGCCTAAGACACACAGAGGAAGCAGCAGCAGTCTCAGATCCTCTCAAGTCACTGCCGGGGAGATGGGGCCCCACCCCAAATGAACAGGTCTTGGGCACCACGTGGAAAGGACCCAAGGCTGGGAAGGCGCCTCGTTTAGTCCAGGAGGTGCACAGGAAGACGGCTCTTCAGATGAAAACTACCTGGGACGCTAAcacactcttctctttctggggGGCAGGGGAACCATGCAGCTCAtagcttagttccccaaccagggatccatgCCCTCTGTGAtagaaacacagagtcctaaccactggacctccaaggaaacCCATCCGCCTTCAGAATAAAGCGGGTACAGGGGGGAGAGGCAGAGGGCCAGGAGGGGAGAATGCTGAACTGGTTCCTCCAACCAGTGCTTCTACTCGCCTCTGTGCCCTCGTCCCCGCCCTTAACTAAGCCAAAAACCCGCTTGCTTCCCACATTGCTGCCTCTGGGCCTCCACCTCCGAGCCCCACAGCTCCATCCTGCCTCCCCTGCCCTAGTCCCCAAGGCCAAGTTTCAGGCACACCGGGAACTCACCCAGCCTGGCCTGGGCACACCGCCCTCACCCCCCTAAGGAGCCTCACCTTGTTGCAGTTTTCAATGGCAGCAGAGAAGGCTTGTAGCTTCAGATGACACATGGCCAGGTTGAGGTGGGAGGCCAGCCGAAGGGCCTGCGCCTTCTCTGCGTCCTCATCAGAGAAGCTGGACTCGTACTCCAGCCAGGACACAATCTTCTTGTACTGCAGCACAGCTTGCTTGTACTTGCCTTCCTACGAGAGGCGGAGGGGCAGGCTCAGGCTCCCAGCACAGGCTCGGCGGCCCCAGGCTATCACAGCCCGTGGACACCAGTGACCCAGGGGCATGAGAGTCAtgacccctgccccaccccccacccccgaccagCCAGCCCAGATCCACTTGGTGACAGCTGCAGGTGCCAGCCTGTCTACTTCCTGGCAGAAACCCCGCTGTCTCGTGGCAGAGCCCGCCCTGGGAGTGTCTGAGGGCCTTGCTGGGGGCTCACCTTGAAGTACACAGTGCCTCGCTCCTTCACTATGGTGCTCTGCTCCAGCTTCTCCTCTGAACTCATCTCCCAGGACTCCTTGGCCTGCCATACCCCAAAGGAGAACAACAAGCTGTCAGCCGCCCCAAGGAGTTACGTCCAAGGTGAGGTAGGAAGACCCTGAACGAACTCACCTTCTCAAAACTCTTGAGATGTATTTCATACTTCAGCTCAGCATTTGGTGGGATCTGGAACTTCTCCTTCCCAGTGCTGCCGAAAGCATAGCTGTAGGGGCAAGAAAACACCAAGTCGTTTCTTGCTTCACACTTAAAAGGTTTCCTGCAAAGTACCCTCCATCCCTTTGGTCTTGGTGCAAACTTCCATGCTTGGCAAAATCTTCCCTGATGCTGCTTCTTCACACAGTTAGTTGAGCTCTGACGTCTTACACATCGTTCTAATAACTCACATTACACACTGGCATGATTATCTCCCTGAGAAGAGAGCCATTAGAAGGTGGGAACAATGTCTCTGAACACCCAGGAATTTTCTGCACTGTGTCTAGCACATAATAGGTGTGTTTCAACAAACATTAGTAACGACTGAGTCAATTAACAGGAGACGAAAACCTTGGGCTTGAAAAGGCAATCTGCCGCAGCTGTAACTGAAGAGATAAGGTTTTGATTCAAAAAGACGTGGGTGACTGTGGCCACACTCCTGAGTACAACAGAGGTCCTGACGGTGTGTGTGCGGGGTGCCCAGCACACAGTGATGGCTGGCAGGGGAGGACACAACTGGCTATACAACACAGGCCGGCTCTACGACTCACCTGGACAAGGCTATCTGACCTCAGTTTGCCGACCTGCTCTACAGACTGCCCACACCTGGGCCAGAGCTGGCCTCACCTGGGCTtgagatatacaatggaatgttctCCTTTTTCCATGCGCTGGATGGCTTTCTCCAGACCACAGGGCAGATCCATGCTCTCCCCCTCGCCAATCTCAAAGCGGAGCTCCCGCTGGTCAAACATCTGGTCCTTGAAGTACCCTTCCAGTGCAACTGGCGTGGAAGACAGACAACGCACTGGATTTGAGTGGGCTGGTGACTAAGGGATGCACCAGCCACCCCCAGccacccccagccctgtcccTTCCTACTCCCCAGATGCCCTTCTGCATTCTCAGATGGACAGATGTTAAGAGAATGTGGTTCAATCCCTCACTTTACAGATTAGAAAGCTGGATCAGGGAAAGGCATGGACCTGCCCAAAGCCACCCAGGCCCTACACAGCGGAACCCGAGTGGGAATCCCAGATTGTGGGCCTCACCCTCCACAATGGCGCCTTCGTTGGGCTTGGCATAGCCCTCCCCCCGCGTCCGTGTTCTCCTGATGATCCCGCCGTCTTCCTCTTCTGTCAGGTCCTCACCCTTGAACTCGAACAGCTCCACCTGTGGGACAAGGTCTAAGGATCCATGCTCCCCTCTCACTCACAAGTGTCCCTGGGAAGGGCCAGAGCATCACTCACAAGCGTCCCCGGTAAGGACCAGAGCAGGTCTGACGGCACAGGCAGCCACACCAGGAATGGACCAAGTGGCTAAGTTCTCAGGAGCGGCCCTGGTCTTGACCTTGGTATCAGTCTCCTCAATGACTGCTCTATAGAACAGGCACATGTTCCAAAAGGTCCTAATTCAGCTGCCAGACAAGCTCCATCCGACAGGCATTAGAAATAACCCAACACCTCTCACCAGTCTTTCCAACATTCTCCGAGCCTCCAGTGCGTAGGGCTCAACCATTTTTGAGTCTTAACACAGTGAAGTTTCACCTTCTCAGCAAAGGCTTGCCCCTTACCTCGACCCACGCGAGAAGCATCTCTGCCCGCATCTTATTTCTAGGGCACCAATGTTCTGCACTGTCAGTCATGACTGCATGTAGCCTGTGACCTCCCAATTCCTTCGTTTTGGTCCACCTCCCTCTGAGTATCCCTCTTGAGGTGAACAGGCCTCAAAGCCCTCACCCCGCTGCTTCAAGTCTGAAAGAGGGGCTCGCAGCCACCTCTCCCCAACTAAAACCTGCCCACTGACAGTTCTCTGGTAGAAGCAGTAGGAGAGGCGCACTCCatgtcttccctccccagggcaggCCCTCAGCCTTGGCTACATTGTCTCCAGGCAGCAGGAAGGGCTGGAGGGCAGCCAGACCCTGGGCTGAGATAAGGCTGGCTCTCTGCCTGGCCCTCTGTGGCCGGACACTCACCTCAAACACAAGCGT
This region of Ovis canadensis isolate MfBH-ARS-UI-01 breed Bighorn chromosome 3, ARS-UI_OviCan_v2, whole genome shotgun sequence genomic DNA includes:
- the FKBP4 gene encoding peptidyl-prolyl cis-trans isomerase FKBP4; this encodes MTAEETKTAESGAQSAPLPLEGVDISPKQDEGVLKVIKREGTGTETPMIGDRVFVHYTGWLLDGTKFDSSLDRKDRFSFDLGKGEVIKAWDIAVATMRVGEVCHITCKPEYAYGLAGSPPKIPPNATLVFEVELFEFKGEDLTEEEDGGIIRRTRTRGEGYAKPNEGAIVEVALEGYFKDQMFDQRELRFEIGEGESMDLPCGLEKAIQRMEKGEHSIVYLKPSYAFGSTGKEKFQIPPNAELKYEIHLKSFEKAKESWEMSSEEKLEQSTIVKERGTVYFKEGKYKQAVLQYKKIVSWLEYESSFSDEDAEKAQALRLASHLNLAMCHLKLQAFSAAIENCNKALELDSNNEKGLFRRGEAHLAVNDFDLARADFQKVLQLYPSNKAAKAQLVVCQQRIRKQLEKEKKLYANMFERLAEEENKAKAAVAAGDQPADAEMRDEPKNDVAGVQPQVEAEA